Below is a window of Tolypothrix bouteillei VB521301 DNA.
CCATTACCCTCAAGAGTGTCATTGCCATCTTCACCAAATAAGAAATTGACACCACTATGACCAGTAATATAGTTATTACTGGCGTTACCTGTACCATTGACAGCATTGCCAGAAAGGTAGAGGTTTTCCACATTATCACTTAAGGTAAAGCTTAGAGAGGCAAAAACAGTATCAGTACCGCTTGTACCAATTTCATTAACTATGTCGTTAGCATCAACATAGTAGATATCATTCCCATTACCACCAATAAGGGTATCGTTACCAGCTGCACCGTTGAGAATATCATTTCCATCACCACCAGTCAGAATATTGGCACTGCTGTTACCCAGCATATAATTATTATTGCTGTTACCTGTGCCGTTAATTGCATTACTACCTAAAAGGGTAATGTTATCTACATTAGTACCTAGAGTGTAGTTTACAGATGCATAAACAATATCAATACCACCCGTATCAGTTTCCTGAATAGAATCATTGATATCGTCAACATAGTAGATGTCGTTGCCATCACCACCAATGAGGATGTCGATACCAGACCCACCATTGAGTGTATCATTACCAGCCCCACCGTCAAGCTTGTCATTACCAGCCCCGCCATCAAGAGTATCATTGCCCTCGTTACCAGAAAGCATGTTGATAGCACTATTACCTAAAATGTAATTGTTAGCAGCATTTCCTGTACCGTCAATGGCGTTATTACCTATAAGGTAGAGGTTTTCTAAGTTAGTTCCTAAGAAAGAATAGCTGATAGATGCGGAAACAGTATCTATACCACCAGTACTGCTTTCTTGTATGGAATCACCTACAGCATCAACGTAATAACTGTCATTACCATCGCCACCAATGAGAGTGTCGTTTCCTGCTGAACCCTGAAGTTGGTCATTTCCTGCTCCCCCATAAATAAAGTCATTCCCAGCGCCACCGTCTAGTTGATCATTGCCAGCATCACCATTGAGAGTATCATTGCCAGAGCCACCATAGAAATTATCATTGCCCAACCCTCCATTAAGAGTGTCATTACCTGCCCCACTCACAAAAGTATCATTGCCACTCGTGCCAGTAAAAGTTACATTACCGACAAAATGTTCTAGTTTGAAAATTTCAAAGTTTGATACAGTCGTACTACCAATACCTTGAAGTTGATTGGAAGAAGTTGCTAAGTTAATGGTTATTGTGTTTGAACTAGTGCCACCAGAGAGAATAAAGGTATCTGTTCCAGCACCACCGCTGAAGGTATCATTTTGTTGAAGATTGGCAAAGGTAGTGACAATAGTATCATTTCCGCCTGAAGCATCAATAAAATCACTTCCACTTGTTGCTGTATAATTCTCATTAGAATTTGTACCGACAATACCTCCATCTGGAGGCGCAACATTAATGACAAAAGTAGTTTCAGCAGTTTCTGCATCCGAATCAGTGGCTTTAACTTTAACGCTTACAGTACCTACGTTGCCATTTCCTGGAGTACCACTAAAGGTTTGGGTCGCTGCATTAAAAGACAACCACTTAGGCAACCCAGCACCAGTAGTAAGAGTTAGTACGTCTCCGTTAGTAGCGATATCAGGATCGGTAAAGACATTTGATGGAAGTTTAAAATTAAAAGGTATGTTAGCTTTTGCAGCCTGATTGGGTATTGTACCAGCAATAGGTACATCATTAACAGAGTTAATTTTAATTGTCAAAGACCCAATTTCTTGAGAAATTAATGTTGAGCCGCCATTATTAGTTGTATTTATATTGACACGATTTCCTCCAATAGTGTAACCAAGAGCGTAAGTATTATCTATTGCTCGCAGTTGTAGTGGTGATGGCGTACCATTGAAATTAGAACCGGGAAGAAAGCGTACTTTAGTATCTTGAGAGAGTGCTAGAGCGTTGGTACCATCATTTACGCTACCAATATCGAACCAAGTGCTACCATCAGTAGAGTACTGCCATTTTCCTTGCGTAGTGGTAGCAGTATTACTAACTACAGCGATACCGCCCAAAGGCTCATCTGTATCATTATCACTAACTAGATCGCCAAATAGTTCAAGAACAGTGCGCCCAAGAGGATTGATAGTATCTTCATTTACTGAACTCAAGGTAGCATTAGCTGTAAGGGTGGGTGCAGTATTCAAAGTATGACTATATTCTTGAATTACAGAAATCTGAAATGCGAAGTCAACATTTGCAGCCCCAATCCTGACTCCTAACTCCCAATCTCCTCCCAACGCATTACTTCCAACAGGCTTATTAGAAGCAGCGATTTGAGCTTTAGTGATTTGGTGCAACTGCTCAATAAACTCTGCACCAGCATCTCCAGCCGCAACATTACAGCCATAAAGAATAAGCGACGATAGAAACCAACTTTGCAACTCTTCTGTATAACTTTCCAGAGTGTCAAGACTCAGTTGAGTATTACCCAAATAGAGACAACCAGGAGAACCGTGAGAAACAAGGTGCAAGCTAGTGTTGCTCTTGCTCTGCAACGCCTCTGTGATTTGTTCTATACCATCACGATTAGCATCAAGAATTAGAGTTCTTGCACCTGCTACGACTCCAGCAGCCAGCATTTGATAGTCCGTTACACCAGGATCGATGACCACCAGTATATTGAGTGACTGTTCCTTGCTGTCGCAGCGTGTGACGAGCTGATACGAGCTTTTCAAATTATCGGTATCGAGAGATATAACGTGAGACATTGTGGATTTTCCTTTAACTTAAAATGAATGGATTTATCAAAGAAAAAATTGCAAAGTAGGCAAGACAGATAAATACGCCGAGTTTCAGGCTTTTAAAAACCTGAAACTGAAAGGAGTATAGTTGGCAAAATTGAGAGAATGAAAACAAAAAGCGTGAGTAGATGACTTTAATTATTACTGGTGTTAGGTATCTATATATACTTTTAATTTGCCAGACTTACTTAAACGCTCCCTAAATTTAGTGACTTTAGATTGTGGGATGCAAACTAAAATCACCTTATATATAGGTATATTGTCAGAAGCAGATAAAAGATAAGCGAAAATATGCGGAAATTTGCTTTTCAAGAATCCACTAAGTGTTGATTAATTATCTTTACTTTTTTTTCTAAAAATTTATAATAAAACTCGTTTTATATGCTATTTGTAAAGCCAAAATATACGTATTACTTACGTAATAGACCGAATATCGTTAAGTTGTTCAATAAAAAGAACACAATAACCTTATATAAAAAATATCCCACAAACACATCACTATTACGTGAAATGCTTCACTATCATAAATCTTTCTTAAAAGCAGGCAAACTGCCGATCTCTAGAGCTTGTGTAAAGACGCAGTATTTTGCGTCTTTACGTATATACAATTCAGCCTCCGTCAGTTCCGTATGCCTCGTGCAAATTTTCCGACTCAAACTGGCGCAAAATGCGAGTCGCCCGACTTGTTAATTCCTGAGACCCCTTCACAACAATCAAATCCTTCCCAGCATTTAAACGTTAGCGATAAGGTAGAGTATCCCCACTCCCCACAGCTAAACCAACTCCGCCACCAATAAAATATGCACCCATATTCATATGCGATAACTTAAGTGAAGTAGCATAACAAAACAGTGAATTCAGCCGTGATAGTCTTACATCGCTATCTCAAAAAATATTGGTTATTTGCTCTGGTAGGCTTAACGATCGCCATCACAAGCATTATTCCCCTGCGTCTGGCGATCGCCTCTTACCAAGCCCCCGACCCGCAAGCAATCCTTGTTCTTGGCGGTCCCCCAGAAAGAGAACAATTCGCTGCTTATATTGCACAATACTATCCCAACTTAGACATTTGGGTTTCCACGGGAACCCCTCCCGATGTAGTCTGCCCCATCTTTCAAAAAGCAGAGATTCCCAGCGATCGCCTTCACCTCGACTACACAGCTGTTGACACCGTAACCAACTTCACATCCCTCATACCCGAATTCAAGCAACGCCGAATCCACCATCTTTACGTCATCACATCCGACTATCATATGCCCAGAGCCAAAGTGATAGCAACCCTTGTCCTTGGCAGTCAGGGCATTACCTTCACCCCTTTATCCGTCCGCGCTCGCCAACCAAAAGAATCGCTTTTACATATTTTGCGCGATGGTGGTCGCTCGCTCCTGTGGATTATTACAGGTCGCACAGGAGCTAGCCTAAATCCTAATTTACCTGCTTCATTCCCGATACGGAGATGCACTTAGGAGAACCATCTAAGCCCCCGTCGGTTCCGCATACCCCTGCAAATTTTCCGGCTCAAACTGGCGCAAAATGCGAGTCGCCTGATTCGTCAATTCCTGAGTGCCCTTCACAACAATCAAATACTTCCCCTCATTCAACCGATTGCGATAGGGTAAAGCATCTCCACTCCCCACAGCTAAACCAACTCCGCCACCAACAAAATATGCACCCATAGCACCAGCCGCCGCTCCAAAAATCCCACCAATGATGTGATTGCCAATATTTCCAACAGGCAATACCTCAATCCCCGTCAAAGCGTTAAAAGCATACCCAGCCACAAAACCAAAAGGAAGCAGCCAAGAATTCAAACGCGCAAATCCTTTCTTCGCCTGCTTGTTCGGGTCAATCAACCCAAACTCATCCGCACTTTTGTACCCCTGACCCAAAATGTCTATTTGATTGGTCGGTAAACCTTCCTTTTCCAAAGCCGTGTAAGCTTCCTCTGCTTTA
It encodes the following:
- a CDS encoding DUF4347 domain-containing protein, which produces MSHVISLDTDNLKSSYQLVTRCDSKEQSLNILVVIDPGVTDYQMLAAGVVAGARTLILDANRDGIEQITEALQSKSNTSLHLVSHGSPGCLYLGNTQLSLDTLESYTEELQSWFLSSLILYGCNVAAGDAGAEFIEQLHQITKAQIAASNKPVGSNALGGDWELGVRIGAANVDFAFQISVIQEYSHTLNTAPTLTANATLSSVNEDTINPLGRTVLELFGDLVSDNDTDEPLGGIAVVSNTATTTQGKWQYSTDGSTWFDIGSVNDGTNALALSQDTKVRFLPGSNFNGTPSPLQLRAIDNTYALGYTIGGNRVNINTTNNGGSTLISQEIGSLTIKINSVNDVPIAGTIPNQAAKANIPFNFKLPSNVFTDPDIATNGDVLTLTTGAGLPKWLSFNAATQTFSGTPGNGNVGTVSVKVKATDSDAETAETTFVINVAPPDGGIVGTNSNENYTATSGSDFIDASGGNDTIVTTFANLQQNDTFSGGAGTDTFILSGGTSSNTITINLATSSNQLQGIGSTTVSNFEIFKLEHFVGNVTFTGTSGNDTFVSGAGNDTLNGGLGNDNFYGGSGNDTLNGDAGNDQLDGGAGNDFIYGGAGNDQLQGSAGNDTLIGGDGNDSYYVDAVGDSIQESSTGGIDTVSASISYSFLGTNLENLYLIGNNAIDGTGNAANNYILGNSAINMLSGNEGNDTLDGGAGNDKLDGGAGNDTLNGGSGIDILIGGDGNDIYYVDDINDSIQETDTGGIDIVYASVNYTLGTNVDNITLLGSNAINGTGNSNNNYMLGNSSANILTGGDGNDILNGAAGNDTLIGGNGNDIYYVDANDIVNEIGTSGTDTVFASLSFTLSDNVENLYLSGNAVNGTGNASNNYITGHSGVNFLFGEDGNDTLEGNGGDDTLDGGNGNDSLVGGAGSDTMIGGNGDDIYYVDSASDIIKGETSTGGIDIVRAFTSYVLPTYVENLYLIGSNAVNGTGNASDNNIGANSLANNLSGGDGNDSLFGDSGNDTLDGGSGNDILTGGLDSDRFLFNSNAAFVASAVGIDRISDFTSNSDKIILDKTTFTALNSGVGIGFNVTNEFAIVTDDFAASISTAKIVYNSGNGKLFYNQDGVTSGFGTGAQFATIANNPSLTGNDFEIVS
- a CDS encoding YdcF family protein, producing the protein MNSAVIVLHRYLKKYWLFALVGLTIAITSIIPLRLAIASYQAPDPQAILVLGGPPEREQFAAYIAQYYPNLDIWVSTGTPPDVVCPIFQKAEIPSDRLHLDYTAVDTVTNFTSLIPEFKQRRIHHLYVITSDYHMPRAKVIATLVLGSQGITFTPLSVRARQPKESLLHILRDGGRSLLWIITGRTGASLNPNLPASFPIRRCT